The Leucothrix mucor DSM 2157 DNA window GATGCTCAGGGAGCGAATATCTGTGCTGAGGAAGTTCGCAGTGCAATCGAGTCTTATCAATGGCCCAAACGACCGCTGACGATCAGCATTGGCGTCGCCACAATGACCTACGATGTAGAAGAAGACTTGGAAGTCTCGCTAGTCTATACCGAGTTATTAAGTGAAGCGGACCAGGCCTTGTATATCTCCAAGGACACTGGCCGCAATAAAGCCTCTCACTTCAGTGCTGTATTATCACCGGCTAAAGCCAGTAATTAATGATGCTTTTTGCTAGCAACCTCACCCCATAGCTGCTCAATACGGTTATCGCGACCACAGCTACTTCTGTAATAACTGTAGCGGATCGGATTCTTTTTGTAATAATCCTGATGATAGCCTTCCGCAAGGTAGAACGTTTTAGCCGGTAACAACTCCGTCACAATCGGTGCTGTAAATGGCTTATTGGCTTTCACTGCCGCCAAAGAGGCTTCTGCTACTTGCTTTTGAGCTTCGTTTTGGTAGAACACGCCTGTTTTGTACGGGCTACCTTTATCGCAGAATTGTCCGCTTGCATCCGTTGGATCAATCGTCTTCCAAAAATAATCAAGCAAGGTGCGTAGCTGCACTTTTTGATCATCAAACGTGATTTTTACTGCTTCGTAATGACCTGTTTTTTTACCTGAAACTTGCTTATACGTTGGGTTTTCTACGGTTCCGCCAATGTAACCGGACACCACATCCGAGACTCCATCGACCTTTTCATAGTCTGACTCAACGCACCAGAAGCAACCACCTGCAACGATTAAAGTCTGAGTTGCCGCGTGGCTAGGGATAGAAAGTGCTCCAAGGCTCAATGCTGCCGTAAAGGTTGTGGTCAAAATCGCTCTTAAGGT harbors:
- the msrA gene encoding peptide-methionine (S)-S-oxide reductase MsrA — encoded protein: MTLRAILTTTFTAALSLGALSIPSHAATQTLIVAGGCFWCVESDYEKVDGVSDVVSGYIGGTVENPTYKQVSGKKTGHYEAVKITFDDQKVQLRTLLDYFWKTIDPTDASGQFCDKGSPYKTGVFYQNEAQKQVAEASLAAVKANKPFTAPIVTELLPAKTFYLAEGYHQDYYKKNPIRYSYYRSSCGRDNRIEQLWGEVASKKHH